Genomic window (Verrucomicrobiota bacterium):
GTGTGCGAGCCTCCAAACCCCATCATCGGTTTCAAGTTTAGGTGCCGTGGCCTGCAACTCTTCGAGCTTCCGTTTCTCAGCTTGTCCGCGAGCGCCGTTCCAAAGCTCCAGCAACACCATATCGCACCATGCAGCTTCATCAGCTAGAAGCAGCGCCTCGACCCGTTCTCCCACCTCGCTCAGGCCGGGCCGCAAGTATTCCACCCAGGCGGAGGTATCCACCAGCTTCATGTCTTTTTCTCCCACTTGGCATCCTCGCGCATGATCTTCAGATCGTCCTGGGTCATGAAATGAACGAACGTGCCCTTCAGTTTTGTATTCAGGTCGCGCAGACGTTGAAGGCGGTTGAATCTCTCCAAGGCTGTGACGACGGCCTCGCGTTTGGTCTTGGCTCTGGTATATTTCATGGCTTCCTCCAAAACGCCGTCCGGAATATCAATTGTCGTCTTCATGCTTCCACAATGAACAAAGATGGCATCCTGTCAATTGGATTCCGGAATCCTAGAATTGCCGCAAAAACCTGACATCATTCTCGTAAAAGAGCCGGATATCGTTGATGCCGTAGCGAATCATCGCCACCCGTTCGATGCCGAAACCGAAGGCCCAGCCGCTCCAAATCTCCGGATCGTAACCCACGTTCTCGAACACTTGCGGATGCACCATGCCGCAACCGGCAATCTCCAGCCATTCCTTGCCCATCTTCCGCGTCAACGAACTGGAAAAATCGATCTCAAAGCTTGGCTCGGTGTACGAAAAATAATGCGGACGAAACCGCAGTTTGACTTCGTCGCCGAGCAATTCCTTGAACACATATTCAACCGTGCCCTTCAGATCGCCCACAGTCACGCCGTTGTCCACGTAAAGGCCTTCGATTTGCTGGAAGGTCGGATTGTGCGTGGCGTCGGCGTTGTCGCGGCGGTAAACCCGGCCCGGAGCGATGATCCGGATGGGCGGCGGCTGCTTCTCCATGACGCGGATTTGGACTGAGGAGGTGTGTGTGCGAAGAAGTAGGGCAGGCATCTTGCCTGCCCTTTGCGCGTCGGCGTCTGCCGCGGTGCCGGGCGGGCTGGAAGCCTGCGCTACCACTAGATAGAACGTATCCTGCGTGTCGCGCGCCGGATGATCTGCGGGCGTGTTCAGGGCATCGAAGCAATACCATTCGGTCTCGACCTCCGGACCGTCCGCGACTACGAAACCGATCTTGCGGAAAATTCGGACGATGTCCTCGGTCGTTTGCGTGAGAGGATGCAGTTTGCCCAGCAGCCGGCGGCGGCCCGGGAGCGTGAAGTCGGTGGGTTCCCTGGTCAAGGAGGCTTTGAGTTCGAGATCGCCCTTGCGCCCGGCCAGGGCCGCATCGAGCTCCGATTTCGCCAGGTTGATCGCCTTGCCCGCCGCCGGCCTTTCTTCTTTCGGCAGCGCGCCGAGGTGTCTCATCAGCGCGGTGAATTTGCCGTGGGTCCCGAGGCAGCCAACCCGCGCCTGCTCCAGCGTAACCAGGTCAGAAGCACTCTCAAGCTCCGCCAGCGCGGCCTTTTTGATCGCCTCAATTTCTTCGTGGAACGTCATGATTCCTGACTGCGTTTTACGTTTTACGTTTCACTCGCCGCCCGAAAGTGCAAAAGAAAAACGGGCGCCCAGTCTCCGGGTCGCCCGTTCGCGCTAAAACTGGACGCTGTCTCAGGCTTTGGCCGTTTTCGCCTTCAACGCGTTTTGGGCGACTTGGACCAATTCGCCAAAGGCGGCACCATCCCGCGCCGCGATGTCTGCGAGAACCTTTCGATCCAGGGCGACTTTGGCGGCTTTCAAGCCTTCCATGAAGCGGCTGTAGGTGAGTCCTGCCGCGCGGGCCGCGGCATTGATCCGGACTTGCCAGAGCGCGCGGAAATTGCGCTTCTTTGTTTTCCGATCGCGAAACGCGTATTGGCGGCCGTGGTCCAGCGCATCGGAGGCATAACGGTAAAGTTTGGAACGGCGCATCCGAAAGCCTTTGGCGGCCTGGATTGTCCGTTTGCGGCGCTTTCGGGAAGCGGGGGCGTTGGTAACGCGCATAAGCAGTGGTCGGTTATCCGTGGTCAGCGATCAGAAGCAGCGGATCAGTGGCTGAAGGGCAAATTCTGGGTGATGCGGTAGGCGTCGGTGGGATCCACCACGACGGCCGTGCCCAGCGAGCGGCGGCGCTTGGGATTCTTTGAGGCCAGCAAATGGCGCTTGCCCCCGCGCATGCGCAGGACTTTTCCCCGGGCCG
Coding sequences:
- the rpmI gene encoding 50S ribosomal protein L35 codes for the protein MRRPKGVKTRKSVAKRFKISARGKVLRMRGGKRHLLASKNPKRRRSLGTAVVVDPTDAYRITQNLPFSH
- the pheS gene encoding phenylalanine--tRNA ligase subunit alpha — translated: MTFHEEIEAIKKAALAELESASDLVTLEQARVGCLGTHGKFTALMRHLGALPKEERPAAGKAINLAKSELDAALAGRKGDLELKASLTREPTDFTLPGRRRLLGKLHPLTQTTEDIVRIFRKIGFVVADGPEVETEWYCFDALNTPADHPARDTQDTFYLVVAQASSPPGTAADADAQRAGKMPALLLRTHTSSVQIRVMEKQPPPIRIIAPGRVYRRDNADATHNPTFQQIEGLYVDNGVTVGDLKGTVEYVFKELLGDEVKLRFRPHYFSYTEPSFEIDFSSSLTRKMGKEWLEIAGCGMVHPQVFENVGYDPEIWSGWAFGFGIERVAMIRYGINDIRLFYENDVRFLRQF
- a CDS encoding PIN domain-containing protein yields the protein MKLVDTSAWVEYLRPGLSEVGERVEALLLADEAAWCDMVLLELWNGARGQAEKRKLEELQATAPKLETDDGVWRLAHRLAIRCRDKGRTFPATDVLVAACAAHNGVELEHKDTHFDEIMPLAAGL
- the rplT gene encoding 50S ribosomal protein L20; amino-acid sequence: MRVTNAPASRKRRKRTIQAAKGFRMRRSKLYRYASDALDHGRQYAFRDRKTKKRNFRALWQVRINAAARAAGLTYSRFMEGLKAAKVALDRKVLADIAARDGAAFGELVQVAQNALKAKTAKA
- a CDS encoding type II toxin-antitoxin system VapB family antitoxin, with the translated sequence MKTTIDIPDGVLEEAMKYTRAKTKREAVVTALERFNRLQRLRDLNTKLKGTFVHFMTQDDLKIMREDAKWEKKT